In Mus musculus strain 129X1/SvJ chromosome 17 genomic contig, GRCm38.p6 alternate locus group 129X1/SvJ 129X1/SVJ_MMCHR17_CTG2, the following proteins share a genomic window:
- the Ddx39b gene encoding spliceosome RNA helicase Ddx39b: MAENDVDNELLDYEDDEVETAAGADGTEAPAKKDVKGSYVSIHSSGFRDFLLKPELLRAIVDCGFEHPSEVQHECIPQAILGMDVLCQAKSGMGKTAVFVLATLQQLEPVTGQVSVLVMCHTRELAFQISKEYERFSKYMPNVKVAVFFGGLSIKKDEEVLKKNCPHIVVGTPGRILALARNKSLNLKHIKHFILDECDKMLEQLDMRRDVQEIFRMTPHEKQVMMFSATLSKEIRPVCRKFMQDPMEIFVDDETKLTLHGLQQYYVKLKDNEKNRKLFDLLDVLEFNQVVIFVKSVQRCIALAQLLVEQNFPAIAIHRGMPQEERLSRYQQFKDFQRRILVATNLFGRGMDIERVNIAFNYDMPEDSDTYLHRVARAGRFGTKGLAITFVSDENDAKILNDVQDRFEVNISELPDEIDISSYIEQTR; this comes from the exons ATGGCAGAGAACGATGTGGACAATGAGCTCTTGGACTACGAAGACGACGAGGTGGAGACAGCCGCTGGGGCAGATGGGACCGAGGCTCCCGCCAAGAAAGACGTCAAGGGCTCCTACGTCTCCATCCACAGCTCCGGCTTCCGAGATTTTCTACTCAAGCCAGAGCTGCTCCGGGCCATCGTTGACTGTGGCTTTGAGCATCCATCAGAGG tCCAGCATGAGTGCATCCCGCAGGCCATTCTGGGGATGGATGTCCTGTGCCAGGCCAAGTCAGGCATGGGAAAAACAGCAGTGTTTGTCCTGGCCACACTGCAGCAGCTGGAGCCCGTTACTGGGCAG GTGTCTGTGCTGGTGATGTGTCACACTAGGGAGCTGGCTTTTCAGATCAGCAAGGAATATGAGCGCTTCTCTAAGTACATGCCGAATGTCAAG GTGGCAGTGTTTTTTGGCGGTCTGTCTATCAAGAAGGACGAAGAGGTGCTGAAGAAGAACTGCCCACACATCGTCGTGGGGACTCCTGGCCGAATTCTAGCCCTGGCTCGAAATAAGAGCCTGAACCTCAAACACATTAAACACTTTATTTTGGACGAGTGTGACAAGATGCTTGAACAGCTCG ACATGCGTCGGGATGTCCAGGAAATTTTTCGCATGACCCCCCATGAGAAGCAGGTCATGATGTTCAGTGCTACCTTGAGCAAAGAGATCCGCCCAGTCTGCCGCAAGTTCATGCAAGAT CCTATGGAGATCTTCGTGGATGACGAGACCAAGTTGACGCTGCACGGGTTGCAGCAGTACTACGTGAAACTGAAGGACAACGAGAAGAACCGGAAGCTCTTTGATCTTCTCGATGTCCTCGAGTTCAACCAG GTGGTGATCTTTGTGAAGTCCGTGCAGCGCTGCATCGCCCTGGCCCAGCTTCTAGTGGAACAGAACTTCCCAGCCATTGCTATCCATCGTGGAATGCCCCAGGAGGAGAG GCTCTCTCGGTATCAGCAGTTCAAGGATTTTCAGCGGAGGATTCTTGTGGCTACCAACCTGTTTGGCCGAGGCATGGATATTGAGCGTGTGAACATTGCTTTCAACTATGACATGCCAGAGGACTCGGACACCTACCTGCACAGG GTGGCCAGAGCGGGCCGGTTTGGCACCAAGGGCTTGGCCATCACATTTGTGTCAGATGAGAATGATGCCAAGATCCTGAATGACGTTCAGGACCGTTTCGAGGTCAACATCAGCGAGCTGCCCGATGAGATTGACATTTCCTCCTACA TTGAGCAGACACGGTAG
- the Atp6v1g2 gene encoding V-type proton ATPase subunit G 2 isoform 1 (isoform 1 is encoded by transcript variant 1), with the protein MASQTQGIQQLLQAEKRAAEKVADARKRKARRLKQAKEEAQMEVEQYRREREQEFQSKQQAAMGSQGNLSAEVEQATRRQVQGMQSSQQRNRERVLAQLLGMVCEVRPQVHPNYRVTV; encoded by the exons ATGGCCAGTCAGACCCAGGGTATCCAGCAGCTCCTCCAGGCTGAGAAGCGGGCAGCGGAGAAGGTGGCCGATGCCAGGAAGA GGAAGGCCCGGCGACTGAAGCAGGCGAAGGAGGAGGCTCAAATGGAGGTGGAGCAATACCGCAGGGAGCGGGAACAGGAGTTTCAGAGCAAGCAGCAGGCG GCCATGGGCTCTCAGGGGAACCTGTCTGCTGAAGTGGAGCAGGCCACAAGACGGCAGGTTCAGGGCATGCAGAGTTCCCAGCAGAGGAATCGGGAGCGCGTCCTGGCTCAGCTTCTCGGCATGGTCTGTGAAGTCAGGCCCCAGGTCCACCCCAACTATCGGGTTACTGTCTAG
- the Atp6v1g2 gene encoding V-type proton ATPase subunit G 2 isoform 2 (isoform 2 is encoded by transcript variant 2), producing MEVEQYRREREQEFQSKQQAAMGSQGNLSAEVEQATRRQVQGMQSSQQRNRERVLAQLLGMVCEVRPQVHPNYRVTV from the exons ATGGAGGTGGAGCAATACCGCAGGGAGCGGGAACAGGAGTTTCAGAGCAAGCAGCAGGCG GCCATGGGCTCTCAGGGGAACCTGTCTGCTGAAGTGGAGCAGGCCACAAGACGGCAGGTTCAGGGCATGCAGAGTTCCCAGCAGAGGAATCGGGAGCGCGTCCTGGCTCAGCTTCTCGGCATGGTCTGTGAAGTCAGGCCCCAGGTCCACCCCAACTATCGGGTTACTGTCTAG